The Hyphococcus flavus genome contains a region encoding:
- a CDS encoding alpha/beta fold hydrolase translates to MYLQRPSNHVIYWDEIGDPKGMPLILVLGLGIQIPSWPRQFYDQLSEAGFRVIRFDNRDAGLSAAETKSRNLNPVEEYDLSAIADDLIAILDAAKIPKAMMFGVSLGGIIAQLAALKEPDRFTSVTFYMSTSGAPDLPLGKPEALAAIFKPADISSLEAYVQNAISIRRKIESKGVWTVSDNEIKEFAEACYARYISTEANSRQSNALMRQDSWHESLSQLKNLRTTVIHGNADPLIPFECGADLAHRTNSEFIEVPYLGHELNTKIANLLVYHLIKERDAVLASAVN, encoded by the coding sequence TTGTATCTGCAACGCCCATCCAATCACGTCATTTATTGGGACGAAATCGGCGACCCAAAAGGAATGCCGCTAATTTTAGTGCTGGGCCTTGGCATCCAGATTCCAAGTTGGCCTCGTCAATTCTATGACCAATTATCTGAAGCAGGGTTTCGTGTAATCAGGTTTGATAACAGGGATGCAGGATTATCCGCCGCGGAAACCAAATCACGAAACTTAAATCCAGTTGAAGAATACGATTTATCCGCAATCGCTGATGATTTGATAGCTATTCTAGATGCGGCAAAAATCCCGAAAGCAATGATGTTCGGCGTATCGCTTGGCGGAATAATCGCTCAGCTTGCCGCCCTGAAAGAACCAGACCGGTTTACGTCAGTAACATTTTATATGAGCACTTCAGGCGCGCCTGATTTGCCTCTGGGCAAGCCCGAGGCGTTAGCGGCCATATTCAAGCCCGCAGACATCTCCAGCCTGGAAGCATACGTGCAAAACGCCATTTCAATACGAAGAAAAATCGAGTCGAAAGGCGTTTGGACTGTTTCCGACAATGAAATTAAAGAGTTCGCCGAAGCTTGTTACGCCAGGTACATATCAACAGAAGCCAACAGCCGGCAAAGCAACGCTTTGATGCGTCAAGACTCCTGGCACGAAAGCTTAAGTCAATTAAAAAATTTGCGGACGACCGTCATCCACGGCAACGCTGATCCACTCATACCGTTTGAATGTGGCGCTGATCTCGCTCACCGCACGAATTCCGAATTCATTGAAGTTCCGTATCTGGGTCACGAGCTAAACACGAAAATAGCGAATCTGCTGGTATACCATCTTATAAAGGAACGAGACGCGGTTTTAGCATCAGCGGTGAACTAG
- a CDS encoding sulfite exporter TauE/SafE family protein, with amino-acid sequence MEFLNQHWPLIITLLAVGFASGYFGGLFGVGGGIITTPALYAVFQALGHDNEASLKTAIGTSLALIIVTSIRSLMTHHRAGHVDMNMLRAWGVWIATGAGLGGLLARWAPVEALTIIFAGGAFYIAWKRLFAKSKAGQAPVNLMRKRMKIPIGIGTGFFSSLMGIGGGALGVMVMTMAGRAMHQAIATSAGFGVAVAAPGVAGFILSGWAAANLPPGAAGFVNLPAFLVMALTAAIAAPLGARAAHRLKGDFLSKCFGVYVLVAAGGLAWDIFTG; translated from the coding sequence ATGGAATTTCTCAATCAGCACTGGCCCTTGATTATTACGCTGTTGGCGGTGGGGTTTGCCTCAGGATATTTTGGCGGATTGTTCGGCGTTGGCGGCGGGATCATCACGACGCCTGCATTATACGCTGTTTTTCAGGCGTTGGGGCATGATAATGAAGCGAGCTTAAAAACAGCGATCGGCACATCGCTGGCGCTTATCATTGTCACCTCTATACGCTCATTGATGACGCATCACCGCGCCGGACATGTGGACATGAACATGCTGCGGGCGTGGGGCGTGTGGATTGCGACCGGCGCCGGTCTTGGCGGCTTGCTGGCGCGCTGGGCGCCGGTGGAGGCCCTGACGATCATCTTTGCTGGCGGCGCCTTCTACATCGCGTGGAAAAGACTTTTTGCAAAGTCAAAAGCTGGACAAGCGCCGGTTAATCTCATGCGTAAACGGATGAAGATACCGATTGGTATTGGCACCGGCTTTTTTTCAAGTTTGATGGGAATTGGCGGCGGCGCGCTTGGCGTGATGGTGATGACCATGGCCGGCCGCGCTATGCATCAGGCCATCGCCACGTCCGCAGGGTTTGGCGTCGCGGTGGCCGCACCGGGCGTCGCGGGTTTCATCTTGTCGGGCTGGGCGGCGGCGAATCTGCCTCCCGGCGCCGCTGGCTTCGTTAACCTGCCAGCGTTTTTGGTCATGGCGCTGACGGCAGCGATCGCGGCGCCGCTTGGCGCACGGGCCGCGCACCGGCTCAAGGGCGATTTCCTCTCAAAATGCTTCGGCGTCTATGTGCTGGTGGCCGCAGGCGGCCTTGCCTGGGATATTTTCACCGGCTGA
- a CDS encoding tetratricopeptide repeat protein, whose amino-acid sequence MDGEAHLRLAAEEAPVLTLKCIGVFQAVLSTGETVAINSMKSKALLAYLALAPGMRHTREHLAALLWDRSDHEHARASLRQAVAVLRKAFGPAADRFLVTSDPEIIALNQARIKIELTDSAGIGERAYDRTEFLASLNVRSEPFEEWRREQAARIETLAATDDQETHSLLHRSESINSTVASEELIEPDNVCSQSSDRRTSRTRNIWQNRLRNVFLNFRSSALMLAVAIAGIAYYAANHDTQGSLKVHGGQHALDLTRKAAALKAHPELAKPVERCKYDRDDPQKTIKACTIVIDAVENDVLYKAVALTVRGTAHRWEANYEPAKEDFAQAILIDPAYYNAQHGIAYTYYLTGDHERALHHYQQVKDILPTHVMAHYRTGEVYFAMGDFKKAEKAYTDTIRLSPDFAYAYFYRAQTRGALGKIDQAKEDLRLAASINSSLRTEAQSVYASLAD is encoded by the coding sequence ATGGACGGAGAAGCCCATCTAAGGCTGGCTGCTGAGGAAGCGCCGGTTCTAACGCTCAAATGCATCGGCGTGTTTCAAGCCGTCCTTTCAACTGGTGAAACTGTCGCGATCAACTCAATGAAGTCGAAAGCATTGCTGGCGTATCTGGCGCTGGCGCCCGGGATGCGCCACACGCGCGAACATCTAGCCGCGTTACTATGGGATCGCAGCGACCATGAGCATGCGCGGGCCAGTCTGCGTCAGGCGGTCGCCGTCCTGCGCAAGGCTTTCGGTCCGGCTGCAGACCGGTTTTTGGTAACGAGCGATCCGGAAATTATCGCCTTAAATCAGGCACGGATAAAAATTGAACTTACAGATTCAGCCGGCATAGGCGAGCGCGCCTATGACAGAACTGAATTTCTTGCCAGCCTCAATGTACGCTCAGAACCCTTTGAAGAATGGCGCCGCGAACAAGCGGCGCGGATCGAAACGCTTGCCGCTACCGACGACCAGGAAACGCACAGCCTATTGCATCGCTCGGAAAGCATTAATTCAACAGTGGCAAGTGAAGAGCTTATTGAGCCTGACAATGTCTGTTCTCAAAGCTCGGACAGGCGAACGTCACGCACGAGGAATATTTGGCAAAATCGCCTGCGAAATGTCTTCCTGAATTTTAGGTCCTCGGCCCTTATGCTGGCGGTCGCAATCGCAGGAATTGCATACTACGCAGCAAATCATGACACGCAAGGATCGCTGAAAGTTCATGGGGGGCAGCACGCGCTCGACCTGACCCGTAAGGCGGCGGCGCTAAAGGCTCATCCGGAATTAGCGAAGCCGGTTGAGCGCTGCAAATACGATCGCGACGATCCTCAAAAAACCATAAAAGCCTGTACCATTGTTATCGATGCTGTTGAAAACGATGTTCTCTATAAAGCCGTCGCACTCACGGTTCGCGGCACCGCACACCGGTGGGAAGCGAATTATGAACCCGCGAAAGAAGATTTCGCTCAAGCCATTCTGATCGATCCGGCATATTACAACGCACAACATGGTATTGCGTACACGTACTACCTGACTGGCGACCATGAACGCGCGCTACATCACTACCAGCAGGTGAAAGACATTCTCCCAACCCATGTCATGGCTCATTATCGAACTGGCGAGGTCTATTTCGCTATGGGGGACTTCAAGAAAGCGGAAAAAGCATACACGGATACAATTCGGTTAAGCCCCGACTTCGCCTATGCGTATTTCTATCGCGCACAAACGCGCGGCGCCCTTGGAAAAATCGATCAGGCAAAGGAAGACCTTCGCCTTGCCGCCTCGATAAACAGTTCGTTGAGAACAGAAGCACAATCAGTCTATGCAAGCCTTGCAGACTAA
- a CDS encoding alpha-amylase family glycosyl hydrolase has protein sequence MLNNPWWMSSVIYHVYVRSYFDSNDDGVGDLNGLKSKLDYIQSCGANAVWISPVHPSPNNDWGYDVSDFNSILPEYGSMEDFDSLIEKAASKKIHIILDEVFSHTSNQHPWFVDSSWGGQKKDWYVWAEPKEDGTPPNNWLSVFGGPAWKYNPLTREYYFHKFFESQPKLNLHNPEVRAEILNVLSLWLDKGVSGFRLDVANTYAHDSALRDNPPVPPEQRTDWHWLFPPRLQQNIYDANRPENAAFLREIRAVANKYDDAFMFGEFSERPDLIDSYSGGKEGLHSFYTFELLDLEDITPKKIADIYGQINARSIWPLISFSNHDVTRATTRLFPKQTNFRSNQAKLILFMLMTLRGTPIIFQGEELGLQQTDMPTLESIRDSVGKEYFPLYKGRDGARTPMSWSTTKNNNGFSEGEPWIHTPKYESGYSVDEQHKEPTSILNFFRKLSEFRNNNHDFIFSSFETIEASDDIWRFKRGEHLAYVNFSEKELEIVPEPNAECVLSNGLDGYMLQPYGCALFRK, from the coding sequence ATGTTAAACAATCCATGGTGGATGTCGAGCGTAATTTATCATGTTTATGTTCGGAGCTATTTCGACTCCAATGATGACGGCGTTGGCGATCTAAATGGCCTGAAAAGCAAATTAGATTACATTCAATCCTGTGGCGCAAACGCTGTCTGGATTTCGCCTGTACACCCTTCTCCAAACAACGACTGGGGATACGATGTATCGGATTTCAATTCAATCTTGCCGGAATATGGCTCAATGGAAGACTTTGACAGCTTGATAGAAAAGGCTGCGTCAAAAAAAATTCACATAATACTCGACGAAGTTTTCAGCCATACGTCAAACCAACATCCATGGTTTGTCGATAGCTCCTGGGGCGGACAAAAAAAAGACTGGTATGTCTGGGCCGAGCCGAAGGAAGATGGAACCCCTCCCAATAACTGGCTTTCCGTATTTGGCGGTCCGGCATGGAAGTATAATCCTCTCACGAGAGAGTATTACTTTCATAAATTTTTTGAATCTCAGCCAAAATTAAACCTGCATAACCCGGAGGTCAGGGCGGAAATTCTTAACGTGCTTTCACTGTGGTTAGACAAAGGCGTATCGGGATTTCGGCTTGATGTTGCGAATACCTATGCTCACGACAGCGCCCTCAGAGACAACCCGCCGGTTCCGCCTGAACAACGAACAGATTGGCACTGGTTGTTTCCGCCGCGATTGCAACAAAATATTTATGATGCAAACAGGCCTGAAAACGCCGCGTTCTTGCGTGAAATTCGCGCCGTAGCGAACAAGTACGATGATGCATTCATGTTCGGTGAATTTTCTGAACGGCCAGACTTAATTGACAGTTACAGCGGCGGCAAGGAAGGGCTGCATTCCTTCTACACCTTTGAATTGCTGGATCTGGAAGACATTACGCCGAAAAAAATCGCGGACATCTATGGCCAAATAAACGCCAGAAGCATCTGGCCATTGATTTCGTTTTCCAACCATGACGTCACCAGAGCAACAACGCGTCTTTTTCCGAAACAAACGAACTTCCGCAGCAATCAGGCAAAGCTTATCCTTTTCATGCTGATGACGTTGCGAGGCACGCCAATCATTTTTCAGGGGGAAGAGTTGGGATTGCAGCAGACCGACATGCCAACCCTGGAAAGCATTCGCGATTCGGTGGGCAAGGAATATTTTCCACTTTATAAAGGCCGCGATGGCGCCCGTACGCCAATGTCATGGTCAACGACGAAAAACAACAATGGCTTCAGCGAAGGCGAACCCTGGATTCATACGCCAAAATATGAATCAGGATATAGCGTTGATGAACAACACAAAGAGCCAACAAGCATATTGAACTTTTTCCGTAAGCTCTCTGAGTTTCGCAACAACAATCATGACTTCATTTTTTCAAGCTTCGAAACCATTGAAGCTTCCGATGACATTTGGCGCTTCAAGCGCGGCGAACACTTGGCATATGTGAATTTTTCTGAAAAAGAACTGGAAATAGTTCCTGAGCCAAATGCGGAATGCGTGCTGAGCAATGGCTTGGATGGTTACATGTTACAGCCATATGGCTGCGCCTTATTCAGAAAGTAA
- a CDS encoding beta-ketoacyl-ACP synthase III produces the protein MTTIETVISGAGSYLPENVVTNDDLARKIDTSDEWIRSRSGIGQRHLAADDEACSDLASKAAWHALDQAGLKPRDIGLIIVATVTPDKTFPSTAVFVQEKLGVPPGIAFDVSAACAGFLYAMNIAHDFIQSGQVKHALVIGAEKLSCFLDWEDRATCVLFGDGAGAVVLSGEDPLTARRPRGVLSTYLSADGRLADHLYADGGPSTTGTVGKVRMNGKEVFRNAVEQISNAVFEVTERAKVGRHEIDWFVPHQANIRIIQSCAKKLDLNEDKVIVTIDRHANTSSASIPLALDAGIRDGRITRGQLLVFAALGGGLAWGSALVRY, from the coding sequence ATGACCACGATTGAAACCGTGATTTCCGGGGCAGGATCTTATCTCCCCGAAAATGTGGTCACAAATGACGATCTCGCCCGAAAAATCGATACGTCCGACGAGTGGATCCGTTCCCGAAGCGGCATTGGCCAGCGCCATCTCGCAGCAGACGATGAAGCCTGTTCCGATCTTGCATCCAAGGCTGCGTGGCACGCGCTTGATCAGGCGGGGCTGAAACCGCGTGACATCGGGCTGATCATCGTGGCGACCGTCACGCCCGATAAGACTTTTCCATCCACGGCTGTTTTCGTTCAGGAAAAGCTCGGCGTTCCGCCTGGCATTGCGTTTGATGTTTCAGCGGCTTGCGCCGGCTTTCTCTACGCCATGAATATCGCCCATGATTTTATCCAGTCCGGGCAGGTCAAGCACGCACTGGTAATTGGCGCCGAAAAGCTTTCATGTTTTCTGGATTGGGAAGACCGTGCGACATGCGTTCTCTTCGGCGACGGCGCTGGCGCAGTTGTTTTGAGCGGTGAGGACCCTTTGACAGCCAGACGGCCGCGCGGTGTCTTATCGACGTATTTATCGGCGGACGGACGGCTGGCGGACCATTTATACGCCGATGGCGGCCCGTCAACGACCGGTACGGTCGGCAAGGTCAGGATGAACGGCAAGGAAGTGTTCCGAAACGCAGTTGAACAGATTTCCAATGCTGTTTTCGAAGTGACTGAGCGCGCGAAAGTCGGCCGTCATGAGATTGACTGGTTCGTGCCGCATCAAGCGAATATTCGCATTATTCAATCCTGTGCCAAAAAACTTGATCTGAACGAAGACAAAGTCATCGTTACGATTGATCGTCACGCCAACACATCGTCAGCGTCAATTCCACTCGCGCTTGACGCGGGCATTCGCGACGGTCGCATAACGCGTGGGCAATTGCTCGTTTTTGCAGCACTAGGCGGCGGTCTGGCCTGGGGATCAGCTTTGGTCAGGTATTAG
- a CDS encoding YgjV family protein → MDLLNETIVGHILGAIGLGLIMASWQFKTRQTILTFNIIAFVFFAAQLQLLGAYVGAAMMAFAIIFTLAALYSKNIYLAGALILTAVVIGIVRYENWYDFLPILANIFGIYAFFSQTEQKLRLLAPIGTILWGIHNIFAGAWSQFIADLFILASMALGYWRASDKKISMVFPYASLEKFISKFKKDG, encoded by the coding sequence ATGGACCTATTAAACGAAACGATTGTTGGTCATATTCTGGGAGCGATCGGACTCGGTCTGATCATGGCGTCCTGGCAGTTTAAGACGCGTCAGACGATACTAACATTCAATATCATCGCTTTTGTATTTTTTGCCGCACAACTTCAACTGTTAGGCGCATATGTTGGCGCGGCGATGATGGCGTTCGCTATCATCTTTACGCTTGCAGCGCTCTATTCAAAAAATATTTACTTGGCGGGCGCGCTAATTTTGACAGCCGTGGTTATCGGGATAGTTCGGTACGAAAACTGGTATGATTTTCTTCCCATTTTAGCCAATATATTCGGAATATACGCGTTCTTTTCACAAACAGAACAGAAGCTTCGTTTGCTGGCGCCGATTGGAACAATACTCTGGGGCATTCATAATATTTTCGCCGGGGCATGGAGCCAATTTATCGCCGATCTATTTATCCTCGCAAGCATGGCTTTAGGCTATTGGCGGGCGAGCGATAAGAAAATTTCCATGGTATTTCCTTACGCTAGCCTGGAAAAATTTATCTCCAAATTCAAAAAAGACGGATAA
- the dusA gene encoding tRNA dihydrouridine(20/20a) synthase DusA, whose amino-acid sequence MPHLNHTFCVAPMMDGTDRHCRYFHRLMTRHALLYTEMVTAEAIIHGDQDHLLGFDKAEHPVALQLGGSDPKKMAAAARAGEAFGYDEINMNVGCPSDRVQSGAFGACLMKTPDLVAECVSAMIGAVNIPVTVKCRIGVDDQDPEESLFQFVDRVSGAGCGTFIVHARKAWLQGLSPKENRTVPPLDYDLVRKLKRERPDLEIILNGGIETLRDAHVLSSDFDGVMLGRAAYGAPYMLSEVDEIFFGSDRPTISREAIVREMSGYLQHAFEKGVRPHSVTRHMIGLYHGAPGARRWRRFLSENASASRDDVLDLALTEVAQHQSVA is encoded by the coding sequence TTGCCTCATCTCAATCACACATTCTGCGTTGCGCCAATGATGGATGGGACTGATCGTCATTGCCGGTATTTTCACCGGCTGATGACGCGTCATGCCCTGCTTTATACGGAGATGGTCACAGCGGAAGCGATCATTCATGGCGATCAGGATCATCTGCTGGGCTTTGATAAAGCTGAGCACCCGGTTGCGCTTCAGCTGGGCGGCAGCGACCCGAAAAAAATGGCGGCTGCGGCGCGCGCCGGCGAAGCTTTCGGCTATGATGAAATCAATATGAATGTGGGGTGCCCGTCGGACCGTGTTCAATCCGGCGCCTTCGGCGCATGTTTGATGAAAACGCCCGACCTCGTCGCTGAATGTGTTTCGGCCATGATCGGCGCCGTTAACATTCCCGTCACGGTAAAGTGCCGGATCGGCGTGGACGACCAAGACCCGGAAGAAAGCCTCTTCCAGTTTGTCGATCGGGTGTCGGGCGCAGGGTGCGGTACATTTATCGTTCATGCGCGCAAGGCGTGGCTTCAAGGCCTGTCGCCCAAGGAAAACCGGACCGTGCCGCCTCTCGATTATGATTTAGTGCGCAAGTTGAAAAGAGAACGCCCCGATCTCGAAATTATTTTGAACGGCGGGATTGAAACACTTCGCGACGCACACGTCCTTTCTTCAGATTTCGATGGTGTGATGCTGGGCCGGGCCGCCTATGGGGCGCCATATATGCTGTCTGAAGTTGATGAGATTTTCTTTGGAAGTGACAGGCCGACCATCTCACGTGAGGCTATCGTGCGCGAAATGTCCGGCTATTTGCAGCACGCGTTTGAAAAAGGCGTTCGGCCGCATTCAGTCACGCGGCACATGATCGGGCTGTATCATGGGGCGCCGGGCGCGCGGCGGTGGCGGCGCTTTCTGTCAGAGAATGCAAGCGCTTCGCGTGACGATGTGCTGGACCTGGCGCTGACTGAGGTTGCGCAGCATCAGAGCGTAGCTTGA